One region of Limnospira fusiformis SAG 85.79 genomic DNA includes:
- a CDS encoding alanine/glycine:cation symporter family protein translates to MRITKKRVWLYTLLFLLIPTIAWAQDESRSQTVFEAINDGFAWFVNNVIFGVLFWDAGTGYLFKYLFGIDMGIPLIVLWLIVGGIFFTFRMGFINIRAFRHAVDVVRGKYDDPNDSGEVSHFQALATALSATVGLGNIAGVAIAVSVGGPGAVFWMTVGGFFGMSSKFVECTLGQKYRVVNPDGTISGGPMRYLSEGLKRINYPIFGRVLAIAFSFFCIFAALGGANMFQANQSFGAVSRVFPFVPNWLYGAVLATLVGLVIIGGVRRIGQVAGTIVPFMCILYVTASLFILMTNFTAIPGAFWVIISQAFQPEAIEGGILGVIIQGFRRSAFSNEAGLGSAAIAHSAARTDEPIREGIVSLLEPFIDTIVVCNMTALVIVITGAYNNPEYEQLRATGAGAELTAAAFGSSITWFPIILAIAVFFFAFSTMISWSYYGERCWDYLTGGQGLIIYKILFLMATFMGAIVAPGPVIDFSDGMLLGMAFPNLLGVYFLCPQVARDLKDYMARYN, encoded by the coding sequence ATGAGGATAACTAAAAAACGGGTTTGGCTATATACCCTACTGTTTTTGTTGATTCCTACCATCGCTTGGGCTCAGGATGAAAGCCGCAGCCAAACAGTCTTTGAGGCTATTAATGATGGTTTCGCCTGGTTTGTCAACAATGTTATATTTGGTGTCCTATTCTGGGATGCAGGGACCGGGTATCTATTTAAATATCTCTTTGGGATTGACATGGGAATTCCCCTAATTGTTTTATGGCTAATTGTTGGGGGAATTTTCTTTACCTTCCGCATGGGATTTATCAATATCCGCGCCTTCCGACACGCTGTAGACGTGGTGCGGGGAAAATATGATGATCCTAATGATTCCGGGGAAGTCTCCCATTTTCAAGCCTTAGCAACTGCTCTGTCCGCTACTGTCGGCTTAGGAAATATTGCCGGCGTAGCTATTGCTGTTAGTGTCGGAGGACCCGGCGCGGTCTTCTGGATGACTGTCGGTGGCTTTTTTGGAATGAGTAGTAAGTTTGTTGAATGTACCCTCGGTCAAAAATATCGCGTCGTTAACCCAGATGGCACTATTTCTGGTGGCCCGATGCGCTATCTATCAGAAGGTTTAAAAAGGATTAATTATCCGATTTTCGGACGGGTTTTGGCGATCGCTTTTTCCTTTTTCTGTATTTTCGCCGCCTTGGGTGGTGCAAATATGTTCCAAGCTAACCAGTCCTTTGGCGCGGTTTCCCGGGTGTTTCCCTTTGTACCTAATTGGTTATATGGAGCAGTTTTAGCAACATTAGTCGGCTTAGTCATTATTGGCGGAGTCCGCCGCATTGGTCAAGTCGCTGGTACAATTGTCCCTTTTATGTGTATTTTATATGTCACTGCCTCTCTGTTTATTTTAATGACTAATTTTACCGCTATCCCTGGTGCTTTTTGGGTGATTATTTCCCAAGCATTTCAGCCAGAAGCTATTGAGGGCGGGATTTTGGGCGTAATTATTCAAGGGTTTAGACGGTCGGCTTTTTCTAATGAAGCGGGGTTAGGTTCAGCCGCGATCGCTCATTCTGCCGCTCGCACTGATGAACCTATCCGAGAAGGTATTGTCTCCCTCTTAGAGCCTTTTATTGATACTATTGTAGTTTGTAATATGACCGCTTTAGTGATTGTAATTACTGGGGCATATAATAATCCCGAATATGAGCAATTACGCGCTACCGGAGCCGGGGCAGAATTGACCGCCGCCGCTTTTGGCAGTTCCATTACTTGGTTCCCCATAATTTTGGCGATCGCTGTTTTTTTCTTTGCTTTTTCTACTATGATATCCTGGAGTTATTATGGGGAACGCTGCTGGGATTATCTCACCGGAGGGCAGGGTTTAATTATCTATAAAATCCTCTTCCTAATGGCTACTTTTATGGGAGCCATAGTCGCCCCTGGTCCCGTCATTGATTTTAGTGATGGAATGTTATTAGGAATGGCATTCCCTAACCTGTTGGGGGTTTATTTCCTCTGTCCCCAAGTCGCCAGAGACTTAAAAGATTATATGGCACGATATAATTAA
- a CDS encoding DUF3593 domain-containing protein, producing MFSKDTLFVLSLFPYLGFLWFLTRSGITPLLALIGFYGTLVFVAVTIPAAIYAQVAYSESLANIDWLHGGAELFLTLSNILIVLGFGQAIANKISDKDSQAS from the coding sequence ATGTTCTCTAAAGATACTCTATTTGTTCTGTCTTTGTTTCCTTATCTCGGTTTCCTCTGGTTCCTTACCCGTTCAGGAATAACCCCACTACTAGCCCTGATCGGATTTTACGGAACTTTGGTATTTGTGGCGGTAACCATTCCCGCCGCTATTTATGCTCAGGTCGCCTACAGCGAATCTTTAGCTAATATTGATTGGCTACATGGGGGGGCTGAGTTGTTTTTGACTCTATCCAATATCCTGATTGTATTAGGATTTGGACAGGCGATCGCTAACAAAATTTCAGATAAAGACTCCCAAGCTAGTTAA
- a CDS encoding DUF2499 domain-containing protein: MHALSIPTWLIHISSVIEWIVAILLIWSYGVITENRAWWGLSYAMLPALISAMCACTWHYFDNSPNLEWLVTLQAAMTVTGNFTLCIAAWWLWRTSKSLET, from the coding sequence ATGCACGCTTTATCAATTCCCACCTGGCTCATTCATATTTCTAGCGTGATTGAATGGATAGTTGCCATTTTGCTAATCTGGAGTTACGGCGTAATTACCGAAAATCGAGCCTGGTGGGGTTTATCTTATGCTATGTTACCAGCCTTGATCAGTGCTATGTGTGCTTGTACCTGGCATTATTTTGATAACTCCCCGAACCTAGAATGGCTGGTCACCCTACAAGCTGCTATGACCGTTACAGGTAATTTTACCTTGTGTATTGCCGCCTGGTGGCTTTGGCGAACTTCCAAATCACTTGAAACTTAA
- a CDS encoding nSTAND1 domain-containing NTPase — MSVHPIKDTIALNETQLNTLSRTLRLSEGQFTLLLVRCNYTNLRSSMVQQLRQKFPLPIRELYLQPSIQNLYGAIQGELGQGEEPAALMVYGLESVNSLDEVLDATNFARESFRNLEFPLVLWVDDKTWQRMNRRAQDFTSWATTYEFVLGTQELLEFLEAKTQRVFGEVQKFGSLQFVPNTKILGTGSRSEIELAYQDLKQRLTKLPTELEGSLQFLFARYCYAKNDINSAIKKYHESLKLWRNSSHKPPNFHHDLTHLEWQGLILFHIGLCEIYQADQNRCGTGKKEWERAQQHLQQSIQRFEIAQRQDLVAKFINKLGEVLSQLEQWDELWELAIASRKLHQSPGEFNQILLAQDYGFLAEVSLHRSQWNYSKELAEVALDVLMRANVSEAINSSICNQHQGRFLWLLAESLEKLSQPTVAIQKLEWAKKATIAQYNPRLYLAILETLRRLYFDLGNYRESFEIKGEYRRKSSTFGYTAFIGAGRLQIRERAINLSLTDADYGYCADEIQTSGREKDIENLLARMASPQHKLTVIYGQSGVGKSSLLRAGLVPSLQVKPIEARQVVPVVIRNYKAYIRELDRQLSGLQESEIEPETDVGFHPTYLAAVGFHPTYLAEKAVNSGYPELTKADEGEQKFLINHILETLKHHSVSHRLTVLIFDQFEELFFVLNKSDRQIFFKLLQQVLKIPFVKVILSLREDYLHHLLEASRLTNFEEIGNDILSKDILFYVGNFSREEAYNVIKSLTDSSRFYLEDALIKALVNDLSTELEEVRPIEMQVVGAQLQTENITTLAEYQKRGPMQKLVERFLEVTIKDCGAENETIARLMLYLLTDENDTRPLRTRAELSEELKDRLKLSSVTVELDLILDIFEQSGLVFRVVEYDSEFYQLVHDYLAGFIRQQHRLDRDAEFEQLQEENEQMRRERELNQRLQEAQAKQHEAEEKLKRQRRNWSMIGAGVCLFVLAIGVWEVQKWQRNSADRLAALKSVERALRLSDQNNQIEILLTTLRLSKDIEDTNPTEQQKLEVTSGLREVISNIQEKNRLQGHTSSVLGVAVSPDGNLIATASNDHTAKVWRIDGLWLQDLPHQNSVTSISFSEDSKFLGTTTADNQVTIWVWDEQQEKFQYLHNLVGHEALVTRVKFSPQGDLIATSSNDNTIRLWRPDGTMIRVLEGHTDRVLDVEFNSDGQKLASAGKDKTIRLWNREGDLLATLTGHCEGIASDSFDYCNIHDVSFNPKNDNILVSGSSDRTLKIWDLEQQREIRTLKGHNEEVLTVLFSPDGEVIASGSRDDTVKIWGLPDGSLLNTLVGHQNDVWSVAFTPDSKTIVSASADTSVKLWSRTYTPEAKRVIPASDAAIWSLSFTPDSLGIATAGNDSLVKMWEINQGDQPALLWQLEGLGQPRDLNWVTVSPQKYQPLVATGGADNTIKLWTTDGEAIATLTGHTEPVNAIAFSPTQNILASASSDKNVMIWDDDGQLIQTLSIPAFPNDGIVSDIKFNADGTILAVAIGNEMAIRATNELYGVVLWRKQGDSWISYPSIPLDESVNNIAFSPELGTLAIASGKNVKLWSRNGTPRPDSCPMTALATVRSLSFSPDGQILATASDDKKVRLWAVKRDRDKLWPADGCHGIDSVIEPITTINHNVFVNRIAFSPDGQTLAIAKDNGKLILWSMDNLSLDSLISRSCTWLHNYLQTNQNVLPSDQKLCNLTYPQITRR, encoded by the coding sequence ATGAGTGTGCATCCGATTAAAGATACGATCGCTCTGAATGAGACCCAACTTAATACATTAAGCAGAACCCTGAGATTATCTGAGGGACAGTTTACTCTGTTGTTGGTGCGTTGTAACTATACCAATTTGCGATCGTCAATGGTACAACAACTGCGGCAGAAATTTCCTTTACCCATTCGCGAGCTATATCTTCAGCCATCAATACAGAACTTGTATGGTGCTATTCAAGGGGAATTAGGTCAGGGGGAAGAACCAGCGGCGCTTATGGTCTACGGCTTGGAGTCTGTGAACAGTCTTGATGAAGTCTTAGACGCGACCAATTTTGCGAGGGAGTCTTTTCGGAACTTGGAATTTCCCCTAGTGTTATGGGTTGATGACAAAACCTGGCAAAGAATGAACCGCCGCGCTCAGGATTTTACCAGTTGGGCGACTACTTATGAATTTGTCTTAGGAACTCAAGAGTTATTGGAATTTTTGGAGGCTAAAACCCAAAGGGTCTTTGGGGAAGTTCAGAAATTTGGGTCGCTGCAATTTGTCCCCAATACCAAGATTTTGGGGACGGGTTCTCGGTCAGAAATAGAGTTGGCTTATCAAGACTTAAAACAAAGATTAACTAAGTTACCCACAGAATTGGAAGGGAGTTTACAATTTTTATTTGCTCGTTATTGTTATGCCAAAAATGACATCAATTCAGCCATCAAAAAGTATCACGAAAGTCTGAAATTGTGGCGGAATAGTTCCCATAAACCTCCTAATTTTCACCATGATTTAACTCATTTAGAATGGCAAGGATTGATATTATTTCATATAGGATTATGCGAGATTTATCAAGCTGACCAAAATCGTTGTGGTACAGGAAAAAAAGAATGGGAACGAGCCCAACAACATCTACAGCAATCTATTCAAAGGTTTGAAATTGCTCAACGCCAGGATTTGGTGGCTAAGTTTATTAATAAATTAGGGGAGGTTCTCAGTCAATTAGAACAGTGGGATGAGTTATGGGAATTGGCGATCGCCTCTCGGAAACTCCATCAATCTCCTGGTGAATTCAATCAGATTTTATTGGCTCAGGATTATGGATTTTTAGCAGAAGTTTCTCTGCATCGTTCTCAGTGGAATTATAGTAAAGAATTGGCTGAGGTGGCTTTAGATGTATTGATGCGGGCTAATGTTTCGGAGGCGATCAACTCTTCAATTTGTAATCAGCATCAGGGTCGTTTTCTGTGGCTATTAGCTGAATCTTTAGAAAAATTGAGTCAGCCGACTGTGGCAATTCAAAAATTAGAATGGGCGAAAAAAGCGACGATCGCCCAATATAATCCCCGGCTATATCTAGCGATTTTAGAAACTTTAAGGCGGCTATATTTTGACCTGGGCAATTACCGAGAATCTTTTGAGATTAAGGGAGAATATCGCCGCAAATCTAGCACTTTTGGCTATACGGCATTTATTGGCGCTGGTCGCTTGCAGATTCGCGAACGAGCCATTAATCTTAGTTTAACAGATGCTGATTATGGCTATTGTGCGGATGAAATCCAGACTTCTGGACGGGAAAAAGATATCGAAAATCTCCTGGCTCGCATGGCGAGTCCTCAGCATAAACTCACGGTTATTTATGGGCAATCAGGAGTTGGTAAAAGTTCCTTATTACGAGCAGGTTTAGTTCCTTCTCTGCAAGTTAAGCCTATCGAAGCGCGTCAAGTAGTACCTGTGGTTATTCGCAACTATAAGGCTTATATCAGAGAACTAGATCGGCAACTATCTGGTCTTCAAGAATCAGAAATAGAACCAGAAACCGATGTTGGGTTTCACCCAACCTACCTGGCTGCTGTTGGGTTTCACCCAACCTACCTGGCTGAAAAGGCTGTTAATAGCGGTTATCCTGAATTAACTAAAGCTGACGAAGGGGAGCAAAAATTTCTGATTAACCACATTTTAGAAACCTTGAAACACCATTCAGTTAGTCATCGGTTAACTGTGCTAATATTTGACCAATTTGAGGAGTTATTTTTTGTTTTAAATAAAAGCGATCGCCAGATATTTTTTAAATTATTACAGCAAGTTTTAAAAATTCCCTTTGTCAAAGTTATCTTATCCCTGCGAGAAGATTATCTGCATCATTTATTAGAGGCTTCTCGTCTGACTAACTTCGAGGAAATTGGCAACGATATTTTAAGTAAAGATATCCTATTTTATGTGGGCAACTTTAGCCGGGAAGAAGCATATAATGTGATTAAGAGTCTGACCGATAGTTCCCGGTTTTATTTAGAAGATGCTCTAATTAAAGCATTAGTCAATGATTTATCCACCGAATTAGAAGAAGTGCGACCCATTGAAATGCAAGTAGTGGGAGCGCAACTGCAAACCGAAAATATCACGACATTAGCAGAATATCAAAAACGCGGACCCATGCAAAAGCTGGTCGAACGTTTTTTGGAAGTGACCATAAAAGACTGTGGCGCGGAAAATGAGACGATCGCCAGACTAATGCTATACCTATTAACAGATGAAAATGACACCCGACCCCTAAGAACCCGTGCGGAACTTTCGGAAGAATTAAAAGACCGACTTAAATTATCATCAGTTACCGTTGAACTAGACTTGATTTTAGATATCTTTGAACAATCAGGCTTAGTGTTCCGAGTAGTAGAATATGATAGCGAATTTTATCAACTCGTCCATGATTATCTCGCGGGTTTTATTCGTCAACAACATCGCTTAGATCGCGATGCGGAGTTTGAACAACTCCAAGAAGAAAATGAGCAGATGCGACGGGAAAGAGAGTTAAATCAACGACTACAAGAAGCTCAAGCCAAACAACATGAAGCGGAGGAAAAATTAAAGCGACAACGCAGAAACTGGAGCATGATTGGCGCGGGGGTCTGTCTTTTCGTTTTGGCTATTGGCGTTTGGGAAGTGCAAAAATGGCAGCGCAATTCTGCCGATCGCCTCGCTGCGTTGAAATCCGTAGAACGCGCCTTGAGACTATCTGACCAAAACAATCAAATCGAGATTTTACTAACAACTTTAAGACTCAGTAAAGACATTGAAGACACCAACCCCACCGAGCAACAAAAACTTGAGGTAACATCTGGTTTACGGGAAGTTATATCTAATATTCAAGAAAAAAACCGCCTACAGGGACATACTAGCAGTGTTCTGGGGGTGGCGGTTAGTCCTGATGGGAATTTAATTGCTACAGCCAGTAATGATCATACGGCTAAGGTCTGGCGTATTGATGGTTTATGGTTACAGGACTTACCCCATCAAAATAGTGTCACCAGTATTAGCTTTAGTGAAGATAGTAAATTTCTGGGGACTACTACCGCCGATAATCAGGTAACAATTTGGGTCTGGGATGAACAACAAGAAAAATTCCAATATCTGCATAACTTAGTAGGTCATGAAGCCTTAGTTACCCGTGTTAAATTTAGTCCCCAAGGGGATTTAATCGCTACCTCTAGTAATGACAATACTATTCGCCTGTGGCGACCTGATGGGACGATGATTCGTGTCTTAGAAGGTCACACCGATAGAGTGTTAGACGTAGAGTTTAATTCCGATGGACAAAAACTAGCTAGTGCGGGTAAAGATAAAACTATCCGACTCTGGAACCGGGAAGGAGACCTATTAGCCACTTTGACCGGACACTGTGAGGGTATTGCTTCGGACTCTTTTGATTACTGCAATATTCATGATGTCAGTTTTAACCCCAAAAATGATAACATTCTGGTTTCCGGTAGTAGCGATCGCACTCTGAAAATTTGGGATTTGGAACAACAACGGGAAATCCGCACCCTCAAAGGACATAATGAGGAAGTTTTGACAGTCTTATTTAGTCCAGATGGGGAAGTAATTGCTAGTGGAAGTCGTGATGATACGGTGAAAATTTGGGGGTTACCAGATGGGAGTTTATTAAATACTTTAGTAGGTCATCAAAATGATGTTTGGTCGGTGGCATTTACCCCCGATAGTAAAACCATTGTTTCCGCTAGTGCAGATACTAGCGTTAAACTCTGGAGTCGCACCTATACACCAGAGGCGAAAAGGGTAATTCCAGCCAGTGATGCAGCTATTTGGAGCCTCAGCTTTACTCCCGACAGCCTGGGAATAGCTACAGCGGGTAATGATAGCTTAGTCAAAATGTGGGAGATTAATCAAGGTGATCAGCCTGCGTTATTGTGGCAATTAGAAGGTTTAGGACAGCCTAGGGATCTCAATTGGGTTACTGTCAGTCCTCAAAAATATCAGCCTCTGGTCGCCACGGGAGGTGCAGATAATACTATCAAATTATGGACTACCGATGGTGAAGCGATCGCCACTCTGACGGGTCACACTGAACCAGTAAACGCGATCGCATTTAGTCCCACACAAAATATCTTAGCTTCCGCTAGTTCTGATAAAAACGTGATGATCTGGGATGACGATGGTCAATTAATTCAAACTCTGAGTATTCCCGCTTTTCCTAATGATGGTATTGTCAGCGATATCAAGTTTAATGCTGATGGTACTATCTTGGCGGTAGCTATCGGTAATGAAATGGCTATCAGGGCAACCAATGAACTCTATGGGGTGGTATTATGGCGTAAACAAGGAGATAGTTGGATTTCCTATCCGAGTATCCCATTAGATGAAAGTGTCAATAATATCGCTTTTTCTCCTGAATTGGGAACACTGGCGATCGCATCTGGTAAAAATGTTAAACTATGGTCTCGTAATGGTACTCCTAGACCTGATTCTTGTCCCATGACCGCTTTGGCTACGGTTCGCAGTCTCAGCTTTAGTCCAGATGGTCAAATTTTAGCTACCGCTAGTGATGATAAAAAAGTCCGATTATGGGCGGTTAAACGCGATCGCGATAAACTCTGGCCTGCTGATGGTTGTCATGGCATTGACAGCGTAATTGAACCCATTACTACCATTAATCATAATGTCTTTGTTAACCGCATTGCTTTTAGTCCAGATGGTCAAACTTTAGCGATCGCCAAAGACAATGGTAAATTAATATTATGGAGTATGGATAACCTCAGTCTTGATAGTTTGATTAGTCGCAGTTGCACCTGGTTACATAATTATCTACAAACTAATCAAAATGTGCTACCCTCCGATCAGAAACTCTGTAACTTGACTTACCCCCAAATTACCCGCCGCTAA
- a CDS encoding 4Fe-4S single cluster domain-containing protein: MTLLNIAEICPHTRTLGPGNRFVIWVQGCSFNCPGCISPEWIPQTQATLIDPEKLGNLILSQPNLDGITVSGGEPMLQAIALTKLFQHLRNHRDISIICYTGFTLDEIRTKADIIPLLELIDVLIDGQYIASLNDNQGWRGSSNQNIHFVTPRHLPQSALFTTRKRDVELHIRNDSALMVGVPPHGFREDFKQAVKL, translated from the coding sequence ATGACTCTCTTAAACATTGCTGAAATTTGCCCCCACACCCGCACCCTCGGCCCCGGAAACCGCTTTGTCATCTGGGTACAAGGTTGCAGCTTTAACTGTCCCGGCTGCATTTCCCCGGAGTGGATACCCCAAACTCAAGCGACATTAATTGACCCGGAAAAACTGGGAAATCTGATTTTATCTCAGCCAAATTTAGACGGTATCACTGTTTCTGGCGGCGAACCTATGCTACAGGCGATCGCTTTAACAAAACTGTTTCAACACCTGCGAAACCATCGGGATATTTCGATTATATGTTATACAGGATTTACCCTGGACGAAATTCGCACCAAAGCCGATATCATCCCCCTACTAGAATTAATTGATGTTCTCATTGACGGACAATATATCGCCTCGCTGAATGATAACCAAGGCTGGCGTGGTTCATCTAACCAAAATATTCACTTTGTCACCCCCCGCCACCTCCCACAATCGGCATTATTTACCACTAGAAAACGGGACGTTGAACTCCATATCCGCAATGATTCTGCGTTAATGGTTGGGGTTCCCCCACACGGGTTTAGGGAGGATTTTAAACAGGCTGTAAAACTCTAG